CAGTCGCAACGTCGTGTGGCCGGATGCCGTGAATGCCGACATTACGGGCGTCAAAGTGATCCAGACCCCTTGGGGGTTTGATCAGCCATGACGCCCGCTCGACTATCTCCCCGTTTTCGACCTTCGCCAAACCGACGGAGCAAACTGAACCCCGTTGACTGTTGGCCGTCTCAAAGTCGATGGCAGTGAAGCTCATTTCTCTCACGGACTGTCCCCTATCTTCCGCGTACCGCGACAAGGACGAAGAACAGCGTCCTCGCCAAGGCGACAGACGGAGCAGGGCCGGGTGATAGGTCAAGCAAGGTTCCCCCAATGGTCAAATGACAGTTCTCGAACGGTACCAGCCCGCACCGACAAGACTTATTGCGGAGCTTCCGGAGCTCCTGCCCTATTTCGCCCAGTCGTCGTCGCCGTACGCCCGTCCGCGGAAGTGCGCACGGAGGTACTCCCCGACGACGGCGGCACCCAGGTCTCCGGCGTCGGGCGCCACCACCCGGCCGTCAATCCGGCGGGCCATCCGGGCGACGAACCGTTCCAGGCCCGGGTCGTTGCCGAGCCGGAAGAACGTGGCTTGGACGCCGGCGCGGCCCAGCCGGTCCAGCTCGGCGACGGTCACGCGGATGGTCTCCGGGTCCGGCGGATACGAGAACCAGGACTCGCCGTCGGCCTCCAGGTGCGCGGTGGGTTCGCCGTCGGTCACCACCAGCAGGACCGGCTGCATCGACGGGTGCTGGCGGAAGAACCTGCCCGCCAGCAGGAGCCCGTGGTGCAGGTTGGTGCCCTGTTCCCGCAGCGCGGGCAGGGCGGTGAGCTCGCCGATGTCCATGGTCTGTGCGTAGCGGCCGAACGTGATCAGCTGCAGCCGGTCGCCGCGGAACTTGGTGGACACGAGGTGGTGCAGGGCGAGCGCGGTGCGTTTCATCGGCACCCAGCGCCCCTCCGCGGCCATCGAGAAGGACACGTCCACCAACAGCGCGACGGCGGCCTGAGTGCGCGCCTCGGTTTCCGTGACCTCGATGTCGTCCACGGCCAGGCGCAGGCCGTGGCGCGGGTCCCCGCCGTCGGCGATGGTGCGGCGGATCGCGTTGGTGATGGTGCGGGTGACGTCCCACGGTTCGGCGTCGCCGAACTCCCACGGCCGGCTGGAGCCGGTCTGCTCCCCCGCCGCCCCGGCAACGCGCGTGTCCCGGCGACCCTGACGGCCGGAGAGCTGCTTGGCGGTGTCGCGCAGCAGCGACCGGCCCAGCCGGCGCATGGCCTGCGGGGAGAGCTTCAGGTCGCCGTCGGCGCCGCGCTGCAGGAAGCCGCCGTCGTGCATGGCCCGCTCAATCTCCGCCAGGGTGCGGGCGGACACCGCCGCGTCCTGCCCCAGCTGGCGGGCGAGGGCGTCCAGGTCCAGGTCGTCCAGGCGGGAGCCGTTGTAGGACTGCGAGAGCTGTTCGGCGAGTTCGTCCAGTTCGGCGAGGTCCTGCAGCACGCCGGTGCCGTCGCCGAGCCCCAGCCCCTCCTCGCCCTCGAAGCGTTCGGAGCCGGACCAGTCCTCCCCCGGGCGCAGCGCCTGCAGGTTGGCATCGAGTTGGCCCAGCTGTGCCATAAGCTCCGGCGAGCCGAACGCCTGGGCGGAGAGGCGCATCAGTTCCTCGCGCTGCTCGGCGGACATGGACTGCATGAGCCGCTGGGCGGCAGCCGCGCGCTGGGCGAGCGCGTCGATCAGCTCCTCGACCGACTGCGGGTTCTCCGGGAAGAACTGGCCGTGCTTGGCCATGAACTCATGGAAGTCCGCATCCGTGTCCTCGCCGCGGCGGTGCTTGTCGAGCAGCTCGTTGAGGTCGGCCAGCATCTCGGCCACGGCGGCGCGGTCCTCTTCCGTGGCGCCCTCGAGCGCCTCCTTCATCCCGGCGAACCGCTGGTCCAGGATTTCGCGGCCCAGCAGGTCCTTGATCTGCTCGTAGGCCTCGCGGGCGGTGCTGGACTGCCAGTCGTAGGAGGCGAGCTCCTTGACCGCGGCCGCCGTGGATTTGGGCAGGTTCTGCAGCTGCATCTCCCGGAAGGCGCGGTCCGTGTCGTCCATCCGGACGTCGCGGGCCAGCTGTTTGCGCTCCTCCAGCACCGCGGTCTCCAGCAGTTTCTGCACCTCGTTGAGGGTGCCGTCCAGCTTGTGCTGGCCCAGCAGGTCCTTGCGCCGCTGCTGGACCCGGCCGGCGAGGTCGTCGAGTCCTTCCCGGTTCCGGCCGCCGCGGCGCAGGTACTCCTGCAGGGCATGCCGGGGCGAGTAGCCGGCCATCACGTCCTCGGCGACGGCGTCCAGCGCCTCCGCCAGGTCCACCGGCGGCGCGAGCGGATCCGGCCCGCCCGCGTAGCGGCTGTAGCGGGACCGGTGGTGAGCGGTCATGGGCCCTCCTTGGCTGCGTTACCCGTAGACGGTCGCCTCGTCGTCGGAATCCTTGGAGATCCGCCGGGCGAGGTAGAGGCCTTCCAGGGCCAGTTCGACGGCGGCGGCGAGCTGCCCGTCGTTTTCCGCGCCGAGGCGCTCCCCGATGTCGTCGTAGAGGCTGGACCCGTTAAGCGACGGGAGGTTGTCGAGGAACTCCCGCGCCGTGACCAGTTCCCCGGTGGTGACAGTGGTGTGGCCGTCGAGGGCGGCGACGAGGTCGCCCATGTCGAGGCCGTGGAAGTGCGCCCTGACGGCTTCGGCGGTGGCCATCCGCAGCAGGTGGTCCAGGATGTCCTGTTCCCGGCCTTCCTCGCCGGATTCGAACTCGATCTTCCCGGCAAGTACTTCCACGGCGGCGTCCAGGTCGATGATGCGGGCGACGGCCTCATCCTCGCCGCGCACGCTGGCCCGGCGCAGGGCCGCCGCGGCGACCGTTTCGGCGCCGGCGATCGCGAACCGCGCGGACACCCCGGAGGTCTGGTTGATCGCCGGGGACTGCCGCAGCGCCCGGGTGTAGCGGGCCAGGATCTCGAGGATGACGGGCGGGACGCCGGCCACCAGGTGGCCTTCCTGCCGGATGACCGCCACCTCGTCGTCGAGCTCGATCGGGTAATGGGTGCGGATCTCGGCGCCGAAGCGGTCCCTCAGCGGCGTGATGATCCGGCCCCGGTTCGTGTAGTCCTCCGGGTTGGCGGACGCGACCACCAGGACGTCCAGCGGCAGCCGCAGCACGTAGCCGCGGATCTGGATGTCGCGTTCCTCCATCACGTTGAGCATGGAGACCTGGATCCGCTCGGCGAGGTCGGGGAGTTCATTGATGGCGATGATGCCGCGGTTGGAGCGCGGGACCAGGCCGTAGTGGATGGTTTCCGGATCACCCAGACGGCGGCCCTCGGCCACCCGCATCGGGTCGACGTCGCCGATCAAGTCCGCGACGGAGGTGTCCGGCGTCGCGAGCTTTTCGACGTAGCGTTCGGAGCGGTGCCGCCACGCCACCCGCAGCCGGTCCCCCTCGGTGAGGGCGCGGGCGCGGGAGTGCTCGGTGAGGGGTTCGTAGGGGTGTTCGTTCAGTTCCGAGTCCTCGATCACCGGCGACCACTCGTCCAGCAGCCCGGCCAGGGTCCGCAGCAGCCGGGTCTTGCCTTGGCCGCGTTCGCCGAGCAGGACGACGTCGTGCCCGGCAAGCAGGGCGCGTTCGAGCTGGGGCAGAACGGTGCGGCTGAAGCCGAACATCCCGGGCCAGGGGTCGCGGCCGGCGGCGAGCGCGGCGAGCAGATTGTCGCGGATTTCGCCGCGCAGGTCCTTGTGAACGTGGCCGGAGGCACGCAGTTCACCAACAGTGAAGATTTCGGGGCGATCACTCACTCCTCCACCGTAGACCTCGGCTGTGGGGGAATCGAGGGATTTCTTGAGATTCATGCGCACTGGGCGTCTGGGCGGCCTACGCTGGATTCTGATGACTGCAGCAACGTCCGGACCTCCGGCGGAGCCCTCTCGGCAGGGCACGCTCCTGCTTCTGGTGCGCCACGGAGAGACCCCGACGACGGGCATGGTCCTGCCGGGCCGGGCACCCGGACTGCACCTGTCCGACAGGGGCCGGGCCCAGGCGGAGCGGGTTTCCGAACGGCTCTCTTGCCTGCCGGTGGATGCCCTCTATTCCTCCCCGCTGGAGCGCGCCTGCGAGACGGCGGAGCCGACGGCGGCGCGCACCGGACTGGCAGTGAAGCACGACGACGGGCTGCTCGAGTGTGATTTCGGCGAGTGGACCGGTTCCGCGATCGCGGACCTGGCGGCCCTGCCGGAGTGGCAGACCGTACAGCACAGCCCGTCCGCGTTCCGCTTCCCGAATGGTGAGAGCTTCCCGGAAATGCAGGCGCGGATCGTCGGGGCGATGGAGGCACTGTGCTCCGCGCATGCCGGGGGCGTGGTGGTGTGCTTCTCGCACGCCGACCCCATCAAGGCCGCGGTGGCCCATGCCCTCGGCACGCCGCTGGACCTGTTCCAGCGGATTGTGATTAGCCCGGGCTCGGTGTCGGCCATTTCGTTCGTGGAGGGCCAGGATCCCGCGGTGCACATGGTGAATTCGACCGCGGAACCGCTGAGTGGGCTGAGGGCATCGTGAACCGGAGTTGCTGGTGTACGGCCGGGAGCTGACCCTGCTGACGGAGGGCAGCATCGAGCTGCTGGGCCTCATCCCGCGCAGCAGCAACCAGACGTTCCTCGTCCAGGTGACCTGTGGCGAGGACATCGGATACGCGGTCTACAAGCCGGAGTCCGGCGAACGGCCACTGTCCGATTTCGAACCCGGGCTCTACAAGCGCGAACGCGCCGCCTACCTGCTCAGCGAATCGCTGGGCTGGGGCTTCGTGCCCTTGACCGTCATTCGGGAGGACGCGCCTCTGGGCGTCGGCTCGCTGCAGTGGTTCATCGAGTGCGACTTCCGGGAGCACTACTTCACCCTGTACGAGGACGCCCCGGAAACCCACCGCGAGCTGGCCCGGATCGCCCTGTTCGACTTCGTCGCCAACAACACCGACCGCAAGAGCGGCCACGTCCTGCGCGGCGACGACGGCCGCATCTGGGGCATCGACCACGGGCTCTGCTTCTCGGCAGCGTTCAAGCTACGCACCGTGATCTGGGACTTCGCGGGCGACCCCATCCCGACTGCCTTGCTCGAGGACATCGCCCCGCTCGCCGAGGCCGTCCCCGCCGAGCTGGCGGAGCTGCTCGACGACGACGAGGTCACCGCCTTCCAGCGCCGAGTCCAGCGGATGCTGGTCGCGGGAGCGCTGCCGGTGGACCGGACGGGTATGCGGTATCCCTGGCCGCTGGTCTAACGGCGCAAGACCGTCGGCCTCCCATAGAGGCTGCCGGTAGGGTTAGAGCTACCCTTGAGAGCGGGCCGGAAGAGGTGCTTGCGTGAACGGGGCCGACTCAACAATCAGGAAGAGGGCGTCGAAGTAGGCGACGGCGTGTAAAGGATTTCCCTCTTACCGGGAATGCTAAGCCGGGCGACCGCATCAATTACCGTGAATGTCTGTGACGGGCATGCTCGGCTCGGAATTGTCGAGACGACGTATGGGTCTACGGTTGATCCTTTTCCTGACGCAACGATGACGGCGATCCTCGAGATGTTCACGTCCGCCTGGCACCGGCCTAAGCCAAGCTCTTCCCACAGCGCCCTACTGGGAGCAGAGTCATTGCCAATCAACTCACCAACAACGACGGCCGTGGGCTCAGCTGCTTTCTCATTTGCCGGTTTGTCAGGTGTGGCGAGGGCAAGCTGATATCCAATCCCGCCAACGGCCGCAACAAGTGCCGCCGCGACCATCAGACCCCCATCTCGATCTAAAGCGGTGCTGGTGTGCCAATATTCAGCCTTGTTGAGCAGACCGGAGCGCACCGCATTCATCGCATTAAAACTTCGGCGGGTTTTGACAACAATATCCTCCCACCACTCCAGCTCTTCTTCTGCATTTTTTATGAGCTTTGCGTTAGTCGGGCTAATCTCTTTCGCCTTTTGGAGCGCTCTACTGGCCTTGTCTCGACTATCCGTAGCGCTGACGACACTACGGCGGGCAGTACCATTCGCGGCCTTAAATTCCTCGAAATTGGCAATACCTTTGGGGAGATATGTGTTGGGGTCCTTGTTTACCAGCTCCAAAAACTCGGGGAGGCTGGTGCTGAGATCGTGCAGATCATAGACTGCGGGGCGGAGGATGCGTACAGCCTTATACAGGAAGTACCCGATACCCAAAAGCCCAAGCACACCTAAGACGCCGGCACACAGCAACTGCACGCCGTCTTCTTGCCAACTTAACTTGGGGGTGGCAACAAAACCCTTTGCGAACATCAACGCTCCAACCACAGCGAACGCAGCCACCAGCCATTTGACGGTTGTACGTACCGCTTCAGCGGCATCTCGCCAAGCGGGAGGCTCGACAGCTGGTTCATCTGAAGGCTCCGCTTGGCCCTCGGTTGCCCTCGCAACCGAAGGCTTCACTATTAACTGCCACCCGTGCTCTGTCGGCTCAGCCTTCTGACCGCCAACACCGGCTTGCCCTCCCGGGC
The nucleotide sequence above comes from Arthrobacter sp. KBS0702. Encoded proteins:
- a CDS encoding sigma 54-interacting transcriptional regulator — translated: MSDRPEIFTVGELRASGHVHKDLRGEIRDNLLAALAAGRDPWPGMFGFSRTVLPQLERALLAGHDVVLLGERGQGKTRLLRTLAGLLDEWSPVIEDSELNEHPYEPLTEHSRARALTEGDRLRVAWRHRSERYVEKLATPDTSVADLIGDVDPMRVAEGRRLGDPETIHYGLVPRSNRGIIAINELPDLAERIQVSMLNVMEERDIQIRGYVLRLPLDVLVVASANPEDYTNRGRIITPLRDRFGAEIRTHYPIELDDEVAVIRQEGHLVAGVPPVILEILARYTRALRQSPAINQTSGVSARFAIAGAETVAAAALRRASVRGEDEAVARIIDLDAAVEVLAGKIEFESGEEGREQDILDHLLRMATAEAVRAHFHGLDMGDLVAALDGHTTVTTGELVTAREFLDNLPSLNGSSLYDDIGERLGAENDGQLAAAVELALEGLYLARRISKDSDDEATVYG
- a CDS encoding VWA domain-containing protein, whose amino-acid sequence is MTAHHRSRYSRYAGGPDPLAPPVDLAEALDAVAEDVMAGYSPRHALQEYLRRGGRNREGLDDLAGRVQQRRKDLLGQHKLDGTLNEVQKLLETAVLEERKQLARDVRMDDTDRAFREMQLQNLPKSTAAAVKELASYDWQSSTAREAYEQIKDLLGREILDQRFAGMKEALEGATEEDRAAVAEMLADLNELLDKHRRGEDTDADFHEFMAKHGQFFPENPQSVEELIDALAQRAAAAQRLMQSMSAEQREELMRLSAQAFGSPELMAQLGQLDANLQALRPGEDWSGSERFEGEEGLGLGDGTGVLQDLAELDELAEQLSQSYNGSRLDDLDLDALARQLGQDAAVSARTLAEIERAMHDGGFLQRGADGDLKLSPQAMRRLGRSLLRDTAKQLSGRQGRRDTRVAGAAGEQTGSSRPWEFGDAEPWDVTRTITNAIRRTIADGGDPRHGLRLAVDDIEVTETEARTQAAVALLVDVSFSMAAEGRWVPMKRTALALHHLVSTKFRGDRLQLITFGRYAQTMDIGELTALPALREQGTNLHHGLLLAGRFFRQHPSMQPVLLVVTDGEPTAHLEADGESWFSYPPDPETIRVTVAELDRLGRAGVQATFFRLGNDPGLERFVARMARRIDGRVVAPDAGDLGAAVVGEYLRAHFRGRAYGDDDWAK
- a CDS encoding SCO1664 family protein, with translation MYGRELTLLTEGSIELLGLIPRSSNQTFLVQVTCGEDIGYAVYKPESGERPLSDFEPGLYKRERAAYLLSESLGWGFVPLTVIREDAPLGVGSLQWFIECDFREHYFTLYEDAPETHRELARIALFDFVANNTDRKSGHVLRGDDGRIWGIDHGLCFSAAFKLRTVIWDFAGDPIPTALLEDIAPLAEAVPAELAELLDDDEVTAFQRRVQRMLVAGALPVDRTGMRYPWPLV
- a CDS encoding MSMEG_4193 family putative phosphomutase, whose amino-acid sequence is MTAATSGPPAEPSRQGTLLLLVRHGETPTTGMVLPGRAPGLHLSDRGRAQAERVSERLSCLPVDALYSSPLERACETAEPTAARTGLAVKHDDGLLECDFGEWTGSAIADLAALPEWQTVQHSPSAFRFPNGESFPEMQARIVGAMEALCSAHAGGVVVCFSHADPIKAAVAHALGTPLDLFQRIVISPGSVSAISFVEGQDPAVHMVNSTAEPLSGLRAS